One window from the genome of Deltaproteobacteria bacterium encodes:
- the thrC gene encoding threonine synthase, producing MHPYKGVIHKYSSSLPVRPECVVTLLEGNTPLLRATRLRDHLKFKGEIFLKFEGLNPTGSFKDRGMTYAVSKALEEGHKAIICASTGNTSASAAAYAAKAGIRCVVLIPKGNVALGKLTQAIMHGAAVIQVRGNFDVALEIVKKIGARYPIQIVNSINPFRLEGQKTAAFEICEVLGRGPDYHFLPVGNAGNITANWRGYKQWHELGKIERAPNIKTSEPSGLSRGERGVWGHLRPEINDASSISRAERAPNIKMMGFQAAGAAPIVRGKVVKNPVTVASAIRIGNPASWQASLEAVSESGGKIDKVTDAEILKAYHLVARCEGYFCEPASAASIAGLAKMHGQKMFNEGEVVVCTLTGHGLKDPETAMSKAPKLAVCEPKMEKIVKILRL from the coding sequence ATGCACCCCTACAAAGGCGTCATCCACAAATACTCCTCATCCCTTCCTGTCAGGCCGGAATGCGTCGTGACCCTTCTGGAAGGGAATACCCCTCTCTTGCGGGCGACAAGGCTTCGCGATCATTTAAAGTTCAAGGGGGAGATTTTCCTCAAATTCGAGGGATTAAATCCCACCGGTTCGTTCAAGGACCGTGGCATGACCTATGCGGTCTCCAAGGCGCTGGAGGAGGGGCACAAGGCGATCATCTGCGCCTCCACCGGCAACACCTCCGCCTCGGCGGCGGCGTACGCGGCCAAGGCGGGCATCCGCTGTGTGGTGCTTATTCCCAAGGGGAATGTCGCTTTGGGAAAGTTGACACAGGCCATCATGCATGGCGCGGCGGTGATTCAGGTAAGGGGGAACTTCGATGTGGCGCTCGAAATTGTCAAAAAAATCGGCGCCCGTTATCCCATCCAGATTGTCAACTCCATCAACCCTTTTCGCCTGGAAGGGCAAAAAACCGCCGCCTTCGAAATCTGTGAGGTTCTGGGAAGGGGGCCCGATTATCATTTTCTGCCGGTGGGAAATGCCGGCAACATCACCGCCAACTGGCGGGGGTACAAACAATGGCATGAATTGGGAAAAATCGAAAGGGCTCCAAATATAAAGACAAGCGAACCATCGGGCTTGTCCCGTGGTGAGCGCGGGGTTTGGGGCCATTTGAGGCCCGAAATAAATGACGCGAGTAGCATCAGCCGGGCCGAAAGGGCCCCAAATATAAAGATGATGGGGTTTCAGGCCGCCGGGGCGGCGCCGATTGTGCGCGGGAAGGTGGTGAAAAATCCGGTGACGGTGGCCTCCGCCATCCGGATCGGCAATCCCGCATCGTGGCAGGCCTCGCTTGAGGCGGTCTCCGAATCGGGCGGAAAGATTGACAAGGTGACCGATGCCGAGATATTGAAGGCCTACCATCTGGTGGCGCGGTGCGAGGGGTATTTTTGCGAACCGGCCTCGGCCGCCTCGATAGCGGGTCTTGCAAAGATGCACGGCCAAAAGATGTTTAACGAGGGGGAGGTGGTTGTCTGCACGTTGACCGGCCATGGGTTGAAGGATCCGGAGACCGCGATGAGCAAGGCGCCGAAACTTGCGGTCTGTGAGCCGAAGATGGAAAAGATTGTCAAGATTTTGAGGTTATAA
- the glpX gene encoding class II fructose-bisphosphatase, whose product MDRNLALEAVRATEAAALSCARLMGRGDNNAADQAAVDAMRRVLNSIGIDGTVVIGEGERDEAPMLYIGEKVGKGSGPKVDIALDPLEGTNLCATGGPNSIACIAMAEEGNFLHAPDTYMDKIAVGRHARGAIDLSKSPTWNLREVARAKNCDVPDLTVIILNRPRHEELVREVREAGARIKLIGDGDVSAAIATCFKETGVDILLGIGGAPEGVLAAAALRCVEGDLQGRLKFRNNEERARAKKMGVVDEDRIYTMDELAAGSVMFAATGVTTGDFLKGVRFFGGGAETHSVVMRSKSGTIRYIEAVHHFDKKPVY is encoded by the coding sequence ATGGACAGAAATTTGGCGTTGGAAGCCGTCCGTGCCACCGAGGCCGCGGCCCTTTCCTGCGCCCGCCTCATGGGGCGGGGCGACAACAACGCTGCCGATCAGGCGGCGGTCGATGCCATGCGCCGCGTGTTGAACTCCATCGGCATCGACGGCACAGTGGTGATCGGCGAGGGGGAGCGCGACGAGGCGCCGATGCTTTACATCGGCGAAAAGGTGGGGAAGGGGAGCGGCCCAAAGGTGGATATCGCTCTCGATCCGCTGGAGGGGACCAACCTCTGCGCCACCGGCGGCCCCAACTCCATCGCCTGCATCGCCATGGCGGAAGAGGGAAACTTTCTGCACGCGCCGGACACCTATATGGACAAGATCGCGGTCGGCAGGCATGCGCGCGGGGCGATCGACCTCTCCAAATCGCCCACCTGGAATCTGCGCGAAGTGGCCCGGGCCAAGAATTGCGATGTCCCGGATCTGACCGTCATCATTCTGAACCGTCCCCGCCACGAAGAACTGGTGCGCGAAGTCCGCGAGGCGGGGGCCCGCATCAAATTGATCGGCGATGGCGACGTTTCGGCGGCGATCGCCACCTGCTTCAAGGAAACCGGCGTGGATATCCTGCTGGGGATCGGCGGGGCGCCGGAAGGAGTGCTCGCCGCGGCGGCGCTTCGTTGTGTGGAGGGGGATCTTCAGGGGCGGCTCAAATTCAGAAACAACGAGGAACGGGCCCGCGCCAAAAAGATGGGGGTTGTCGATGAAGACAGGATATACACAATGGACGAACTGGCCGCAGGGAGCGTCATGTTCGCGGCCACCGGCGTCACGACGGGCGATTTTTTGAAAGGGGTCCGGTTTTTCGGCGGCGGCGCCGAAACCCACTCGGTGGTGATGCGCTCCAAGTCCGGAACCATCCGGTACATCGAGGCGGTGCATCATTTTGACAAAAAACCGGTGTATTAA
- a CDS encoding SRPBCC family protein translates to MAQASESIEINASPKECYDVITDYGRYPEFLTESKNVVVEKKSGHTAEVTFTLDLIKKFSYTLKMVGKPPHTVAWSFVRGALMKRNDGEWTLEKSGNGTTRATYSIDIDLGLFVPGAISRMLIGSNLPGMLKSFKKRIEERKK, encoded by the coding sequence ATGGCCCAAGCCTCCGAATCCATCGAAATCAACGCCTCTCCCAAAGAGTGCTACGACGTGATCACCGATTACGGGCGCTATCCGGAGTTTTTAACGGAATCCAAAAATGTTGTTGTCGAAAAAAAATCGGGGCATACAGCGGAGGTGACCTTCACGCTCGATCTGATCAAAAAATTTTCTTACACGCTTAAAATGGTTGGAAAGCCGCCGCATACGGTTGCGTGGAGCTTTGTCAGGGGGGCCCTGATGAAAAGAAACGACGGAGAGTGGACTCTTGAAAAGTCAGGGAATGGAACCACACGGGCGACCTATTCCATCGACATCGATCTCGGCCTGTTTGTTCCGGGCGCCATTTCCAGAATGCTGATCGGGAGCAACCTGCCCGGAATGCTGAAGAGTTTTAAGAAGAGGATTGAGGAGAGGAAGAAATAA
- a CDS encoding type II toxin-antitoxin system PemK/MazF family toxin, with amino-acid sequence MTEFLPKCWHIYIVDLEPRVRSKPGKTRPCLAIQPDQASEAGLTSTVAIPLTSKVLPQDAYPLRVRIRKGLCNLKVDSDLMIDQILAWDNSLFKEELGILPEILQQRVKSAIKDFLELH; translated from the coding sequence ATGACTGAGTTCCTGCCAAAGTGCTGGCATATCTACATTGTGGACCTCGAGCCTCGAGTCCGTTCAAAGCCCGGTAAAACAAGGCCCTGCCTAGCCATACAGCCGGATCAGGCTTCCGAGGCCGGGCTGACCAGTACCGTTGCCATTCCCCTGACCTCGAAAGTTCTTCCTCAAGATGCCTACCCGTTAAGAGTGCGTATACGTAAAGGCCTTTGCAACTTGAAGGTGGACAGCGACTTGATGATCGACCAAATTTTGGCGTGGGACAATTCGCTTTTTAAAGAGGAGTTGGGAATTCTTCCCGAAATTCTTCAACAAAGGGTCAAAAGCGCGATCAAGGATTTTCTTGAATTGCATTAA
- the shc gene encoding squalene--hopene cyclase yields MTLKPLKLVPNGKPSVPGSAVAVDLNRAIKKASDLILSQQTREGYWWYTLEANESINAEYILLTHYLGCVDHRTEKGLVNRILDAQQADGSWPLYFGGPGDLSATIECYLALKLHGTDVHASPMTQARNFILEHGGLAKCRVFTRIHLAQFGLVPWEVCPSMPASFIHLPAWLPLSVYEFSSWARACIIPLLVIMHIKKVHRLPNSFHLNELYVERKWQRHPDKGPLWGWRPATADWSYNVKKTLSFKKLMIEIDKLLHLLEKWGLIPLGDSALKKCEQWIIDHINRTEDIYPALAYGAMALFSLGHRLNHPTLKKALDALRSFQMPVSAGEIPPIPPLAKGGQGGFSDEIIYQQCCISPVWDTPWAGLALVEAGVPPSSPALVKSGRWLLEKQIRDLYGDWSIKNREGKPGGWSFEFQNDYFPDVDDTIEVLAFLKALGLPPDEGGKAFATGVDWLLSMQSKNGGWAAFDVDNTRDILNQIPFSDHGACLDPPSPDITGRMLELLSCLKSPLPPFDKGGKRGDLRVVIRKAIRFIENTQESFGAWEGRWGVNYIYGTWCVLTGLNAIGQPGAGSPPRAGPIEKGVRWLMSVQNADGGFGESCHSYLEKNYIPLPVSTASQTAWGLMGLVAAGLASSDEAKKAAEFLMNTQNESGGWDEKYHTGTGFPGHFYIRYHGYRYYFPLLALARYRKALSKNLTF; encoded by the coding sequence GTGACATTAAAACCTCTTAAACTGGTACCCAACGGAAAACCTTCGGTGCCCGGATCGGCCGTTGCCGTTGATCTCAACCGCGCCATCAAAAAAGCCTCCGATCTCATCCTCTCCCAGCAGACCCGCGAGGGTTACTGGTGGTACACCCTCGAGGCCAACGAGTCGATCAATGCGGAATATATCCTTCTCACCCATTATCTCGGTTGCGTGGATCATCGGACCGAAAAAGGACTGGTCAACCGCATCCTCGATGCTCAACAAGCTGACGGCTCCTGGCCCCTCTATTTTGGGGGCCCCGGTGATTTGAGCGCCACCATTGAGTGCTACCTGGCCCTTAAACTGCATGGAACTGATGTTCATGCATCTCCGATGACCCAGGCGCGAAATTTTATCCTTGAACATGGCGGCCTCGCCAAATGCCGGGTCTTTACCCGCATCCATCTGGCCCAATTCGGCCTCGTGCCGTGGGAGGTCTGTCCCTCCATGCCGGCCTCTTTTATCCATCTCCCGGCCTGGCTCCCCCTTTCGGTCTACGAATTCTCCAGTTGGGCAAGAGCCTGCATCATCCCTCTGCTGGTCATCATGCATATCAAAAAAGTTCACCGTCTCCCCAACAGTTTTCATTTAAACGAGCTCTATGTGGAACGAAAGTGGCAACGCCACCCCGACAAGGGGCCCCTTTGGGGCTGGCGTCCGGCCACGGCCGATTGGTCGTATAATGTTAAAAAAACATTATCTTTCAAAAAGTTAATGATTGAAATAGATAAATTACTTCATCTTTTGGAAAAATGGGGGCTAATTCCCCTGGGAGACAGTGCCCTGAAAAAATGTGAACAGTGGATCATCGATCACATCAACCGGACGGAGGATATTTATCCCGCCTTGGCCTATGGGGCGATGGCCCTTTTTAGCCTTGGGCATCGCCTTAATCATCCGACTCTCAAAAAAGCGCTCGATGCCCTGCGGAGTTTTCAGATGCCGGTTAGCGCGGGAGAAATCCCCCCCATCCCCCCTTTGGCAAAGGGGGGTCAGGGGGGATTTTCCGATGAAATCATCTACCAGCAATGTTGCATTTCCCCTGTCTGGGACACCCCTTGGGCGGGGCTGGCCCTGGTTGAAGCGGGGGTTCCCCCCTCCTCCCCCGCGCTGGTAAAAAGCGGCCGATGGCTTTTGGAAAAACAGATCCGAGACCTGTACGGTGACTGGTCGATAAAAAACAGGGAGGGAAAACCGGGGGGATGGTCCTTTGAGTTTCAGAACGATTATTTTCCCGACGTGGACGACACCATCGAGGTGCTGGCCTTTCTTAAGGCATTAGGCCTCCCGCCTGATGAGGGGGGCAAGGCGTTTGCCACAGGAGTTGACTGGCTCCTTTCCATGCAGAGTAAAAACGGCGGGTGGGCCGCCTTTGACGTGGACAATACCCGCGATATTTTAAACCAGATCCCCTTTTCGGACCACGGCGCCTGCCTTGATCCGCCGAGCCCCGATATTACCGGCCGAATGCTGGAACTTCTGAGTTGCTTGAAATCCCCCCTCCCCCCCTTTGACAAAGGGGGGAAAAGGGGGGATTTGCGAGTCGTCATCCGAAAAGCGATTCGCTTTATCGAAAACACCCAGGAATCATTCGGCGCCTGGGAGGGGCGTTGGGGGGTCAATTATATTTACGGCACCTGGTGCGTCCTGACCGGCTTAAACGCCATCGGCCAGCCAGGGGCTGGGAGCCCTCCCAGGGCTGGACCCATTGAAAAGGGAGTTCGTTGGCTTATGTCCGTCCAGAACGCCGACGGCGGTTTTGGGGAGAGCTGTCATTCCTATCTGGAAAAAAATTATATCCCCCTCCCCGTCTCGACGGCATCACAAACGGCGTGGGGTTTGATGGGTCTTGTGGCCGCGGGATTGGCCTCATCCGATGAGGCAAAAAAAGCGGCGGAATTTTTAATGAATACGCAGAATGAATCGGGAGGATGGGATGAAAAATATCACACCGGAACCGGATTTCCGGGGCACTTCTACATCCGGTATCACGGATACCGGTATTATTTTCCGCTCCTGGCGCTGGCGAGGTATCGGAAGGCCCTTTCCAAAAATTTGACGTTTTAA
- the miaA gene encoding tRNA (adenosine(37)-N6)-dimethylallyltransferase MiaA has protein sequence MNKIIVILGPTGVGKTEIAVRLAKKFNGEIINADSRQFYRDLVIGTAQPSEEVFQAVPHHLFKVSSLDDRWDAARFQKEADRLIRDISGREKTPFIVGGTGLYIRALLFGLFSGPAADGKIRENLEKRIGEEGLSALYGELKKIDPEACKTIHPNDPVRIIRALEVYRLTGIPISRHQQNHQFEEKIYDYLKLGIRLDRAILYKRIEARVDAMISAGLEQEVASLREKYGDHPTLLRSIGYEEWFPYLSQNKPHSGGEGGQAGKLMPEGMRQTARQFDDLPVEGPPNNAAGPPSSLAEATRAPKNRHEVIGLIKQNSRNFAKRQLSWFRHEKDIIWFEAGDFRGIETAVGAFFK, from the coding sequence GTGAACAAAATCATCGTCATCCTCGGCCCCACCGGCGTCGGAAAAACCGAAATCGCCGTCCGGTTGGCCAAAAAGTTCAATGGCGAGATCATCAATGCCGACTCACGGCAATTCTACCGTGATCTGGTCATCGGCACGGCCCAACCCTCCGAAGAGGTTTTTCAGGCGGTTCCGCATCATCTCTTCAAAGTCAGTTCTCTGGACGACCGTTGGGATGCGGCCCGGTTTCAAAAGGAGGCCGATCGGCTCATCAGGGATATTTCCGGACGGGAAAAAACCCCTTTCATCGTCGGGGGCACCGGTCTTTACATCCGGGCGCTTTTATTCGGGCTTTTTTCGGGACCGGCGGCGGATGGGAAGATCAGGGAAAATCTTGAGAAACGAATCGGGGAAGAGGGGCTCTCCGCTCTTTACGGCGAACTGAAAAAAATCGATCCCGAGGCTTGTAAGACAATTCATCCCAACGACCCGGTTCGGATCATCCGCGCCCTGGAGGTTTATCGACTGACGGGAATCCCGATTTCCAGACATCAGCAAAACCATCAATTTGAAGAAAAGATATATGACTATTTAAAACTGGGCATCAGACTTGACCGGGCGATCCTCTACAAACGGATCGAGGCGCGCGTCGATGCCATGATTTCCGCGGGGCTGGAACAAGAAGTGGCCTCCTTAAGGGAAAAATATGGCGATCATCCGACGCTCTTGAGATCGATCGGGTATGAGGAGTGGTTTCCATACTTATCCCAAAACAAGCCGCACAGCGGCGGTGAGGGGGGTCAAGCAGGTAAACTCATGCCAGAAGGCATGAGGCAAACTGCGCGACAGTTCGATGACTTGCCCGTGGAGGGCCCGCCAAACAACGCGGCGGGTCCGCCGAGCAGTTTGGCGGAGGCGACGCGAGCCCCTAAAAATAGACATGAGGTGATTGGTCTGATCAAACAAAATTCTCGAAATTTCGCGAAACGTCAGCTAAGCTGGTTCCGCCACGAAAAAGATATCATCTGGTTTGAGGCGGGAGATTTTCGGGGAATAGAAACGGCGGTGGGCGCCTTTTTTAAATAA